Proteins co-encoded in one Leptolyngbya boryana PCC 6306 genomic window:
- a CDS encoding DUF305 domain-containing protein translates to MFQSRSPLTTDLVSTSSSIVSPLTTDSLTTVDSGLRLPSLASSDVRAASTVAPNDSAARFDVRYLQETIDHHTMAIEMAELAVDKAVNDDLRSLAQGIVDTQTEERSQMQTWLRDWYGFNYSPDLNFGEERMIREMSRMEGAEFEIDFMRQMTMHHEAGISDAVPCTERAGHAELKDLCSNIASTQQSESDQMRQWLRDRYQTSVDMMMPAMGGLENYNDSSIPNGSFENGDFTGWSTVGKAEIQPLDYGVFPTDGIFQALLTTERETASPSELASFLGVDSNVLNNLGDGNIDQGSAIKLTFDAKAGDTVSFDWNFLTNELDSTLVDPSKDFLFVTLEPLALTAADPNSASNSSRTMFSNETGYETFSAGITQSGTYTLGIGVANVGDPLFDSAVLLDNFKLVSA, encoded by the coding sequence ATGTTTCAAAGTCGTTCACCTTTGACTACTGATCTCGTTTCGACTTCTTCCTCGATCGTCAGTCCTCTAACCACTGATTCCCTCACAACCGTGGATTCAGGATTACGATTACCGTCACTCGCTTCGTCTGATGTTCGCGCTGCCTCAACAGTTGCACCAAACGATTCAGCAGCCCGGTTTGATGTGCGCTACTTGCAAGAGACGATCGATCATCACACAATGGCGATCGAGATGGCGGAACTCGCAGTCGATAAGGCAGTGAATGACGATTTGAGATCCCTCGCGCAAGGGATTGTTGATACCCAAACGGAAGAGCGATCGCAAATGCAGACTTGGCTCAGAGATTGGTACGGTTTCAACTACAGTCCTGATCTCAACTTTGGCGAAGAACGCATGATCCGAGAAATGTCTCGTATGGAAGGTGCCGAGTTTGAAATCGACTTTATGCGTCAAATGACCATGCACCATGAGGCGGGCATCAGTGATGCAGTTCCTTGTACTGAACGGGCAGGACACGCCGAGTTAAAAGATCTGTGTAGTAACATTGCTTCAACTCAGCAGAGTGAATCCGATCAGATGCGGCAGTGGTTACGCGATCGCTATCAAACCTCGGTGGACATGATGATGCCCGCAATGGGTGGATTAGAAAACTACAACGATTCCTCGATTCCGAACGGTAGTTTTGAGAACGGGGATTTCACAGGTTGGTCAACAGTTGGAAAAGCTGAAATTCAACCTTTAGATTACGGAGTCTTCCCAACTGACGGCATCTTTCAGGCACTGCTGACCACTGAGCGAGAAACCGCTTCTCCTTCAGAACTCGCATCGTTTCTAGGCGTAGATTCAAACGTGTTGAATAATCTTGGCGACGGCAACATTGATCAAGGCTCCGCAATCAAACTTACCTTTGATGCAAAAGCAGGAGACACTGTGTCGTTTGATTGGAATTTCCTGACCAATGAGTTAGATTCAACCCTGGTTGATCCCAGCAAAGATTTCCTTTTCGTCACGCTCGAACCGTTAGCACTCACCGCAGCCGATCCTAACTCAGCTTCTAACTCTTCGAGAACCATGTTCTCGAATGAAACCGGGTATGAAACCTTCTCGGCTGGAATCACCCAATCTGGTACCTATACGTTAGGAATTGGCGTTGCGAATGTTGGCGATCCGTTGTTTGACTCTGCCGTGCTGCTAGATAACTTCAAACTTGTCTCTGCCTAA
- a CDS encoding YHS domain-containing protein, translating to MSGISGLSGGKQDNEKTAVDPICGMTVQKATAIKGEYEGQTYYFCSPHCQNIFAAQLKEEAESGE from the coding sequence ATGTCTGGAATTTCTGGGCTTTCTGGAGGAAAACAAGATAACGAGAAGACGGCGGTTGATCCAATCTGTGGCATGACAGTTCAGAAAGCAACTGCCATCAAAGGTGAGTATGAGGGACAAACCTACTATTTTTGTAGCCCTCACTGTCAGAACATTTTTGCCGCACAACTCAAGGAAGAAGCTGAATCCGGCGAATGA
- a CDS encoding IS630 family transposase (programmed frameshift): MPKAYSQDLREKAVVAVDRGVPKSEVITMFNISCDSLDRWLKRRSVGDLAASQGYQRGHSHRIVDWERFRAFVQQHGDKTQAELAELWHEPVSARTISRALAKIGFTRKKTYGYRERDEVKRSEFLAQIATIEPSRRVYVDEAGMDQRDDYGYGWCEAGTRFEALKSGRRGGRINMIAAYCERQLQAPFTVEGSCNRTIFETWLETCLVPQLQPNQVVILDNATFHHGGRVAEIIQAAGCHLLYLPPYSPDFNRIEKCWAWLKSRIRKRLDKAPSLSDAIEAVLKDATASIA; this comes from the exons ATGCCGAAAGCTTATAGTCAAGATTTGCGAGAAAAAGCGGTTGTTGCTGTGGATCGCGGTGTACCCAAAAGCGAGGTGATCACAATGTTCAACATCAGCTGCGATAGTTTGGATCGGTGGCTCAAACGCCGCTCGGTTGGTGATCTTGCCGCAAGCCAAGGGTATCAACGGGGGCACAGTCATCGGATTGTGGACTGGGAGCGGTTTCGGGCATTTGTTCAACAACACGGCGACAAGACGCAAGCAGAACTCGCCGAATTGTGGCACGAGCCAGTCAGTGCTCGTACCATCTCACGAGCCTTGGCGAAGATTGGATTTACGCGG AAAAAGACTTACGGCTATCGGGAACGCGATGAAGTAAAGCGCTCAGAATTTCTCGCACAGATTGCGACCATTGAGCCATCCCGTCGGGTCTATGTCGATGAAGCGGGCATGGATCAACGCGATGACTATGGCTACGGTTGGTGTGAAGCGGGAACGCGATTTGAAGCCCTCAAATCAGGACGACGGGGCGGACGCATTAACATGATTGCGGCTTACTGTGAGCGACAACTCCAAGCGCCGTTCACCGTCGAAGGCTCGTGTAATCGAACCATCTTTGAAACCTGGCTCGAAACCTGCTTAGTTCCCCAACTTCAGCCAAACCAAGTCGTGATTCTCGATAACGCGACGTTTCATCATGGTGGACGGGTGGCTGAAATTATTCAAGCGGCAGGTTGCCATCTGCTTTATCTGCCGCCCTATTCTCCCGACTTCAATCGCATTGAGAAGTGTTGGGCGTGGCTCAAAAGTCGCATTCGCAAACGGTTAGACAAAGCTCCATCCTTAAGCGATGCAATCGAAGCTGTTCTCAAAGATGCAACGGCTTCCATTGCATAA
- a CDS encoding four-helix bundle copper-binding protein produces the protein MPHQDYQSILDAAIHCAYECEHCANACLGSMPDCARVCTDCAQICWASASYMSRGSRFIPQVVRACIEICDACATECEKYPDNPHCQKCAQACRQASAEYKKVASVAGIA, from the coding sequence ATGCCCCATCAAGACTATCAATCAATTTTGGATGCCGCGATTCACTGTGCTTACGAATGTGAACACTGTGCAAATGCTTGTTTAGGTTCAATGCCCGACTGTGCGAGAGTTTGTACAGACTGCGCTCAAATCTGTTGGGCTTCAGCTTCCTATATGAGCCGTGGATCTCGCTTCATTCCTCAAGTTGTTCGCGCTTGCATCGAAATTTGTGATGCTTGTGCGACGGAGTGTGAAAAGTACCCAGACAATCCTCATTGTCAAAAGTGCGCCCAAGCTTGCCGCCAAGCTTCTGCGGAGTACAAGAAAGTGGCAAGTGTTGCAGGAATTGCATAG
- the rppB gene encoding two-component system sensor histidine kinase RppB — MRHSSLFNRTRAKMAGWYAVILGLILGTSSFMTYQMVAYAHWQAVDRELESISGTLHDSLEPKLKQPGKLEPMVEQVLPGLCQVDTACSTASDGDRHILGIVQNGGYYIRFLDLSGRLLATAGASPAQSNLPGNIQTWQVIRDRESQRYHQYSLTLKTSTGQPWGYLQIGRSLREYDEHLAMLRILFLFGFPGVVLIIAIASWWLAGLAMKPVYDSYARMQQFTADAAHELRTPIATLRATVETAQDSQPISEQETQNLLSILNRQSDRLAQLVQDLLLLSRMNQKTLFSQTRLCCLNDLISDLVEDLSTLNIAAPIQLSVQIRVSEQLYVMGDENQLIRLFSNLITNALHYTPPGGQVIVTLEKDEHQAVIQIRDTGIGIAPKDQARIFDRFYRVNSDRSRQTGGSGLGLAIAQAIAKAHNGKIEVESTVGKGSTFTVRLPLQNPHHPSSNKKPVTFRWKTTGSKMV, encoded by the coding sequence ATGCGCCACAGTAGCTTATTTAACCGGACTCGCGCAAAAATGGCAGGCTGGTATGCTGTCATTCTAGGCTTAATTTTGGGTACTTCTAGCTTTATGACGTATCAGATGGTGGCATATGCTCATTGGCAAGCCGTCGATCGAGAGCTAGAGTCTATTTCTGGAACGCTTCATGACAGTTTAGAGCCAAAGCTGAAACAACCCGGAAAATTAGAGCCAATGGTTGAACAAGTCCTACCTGGGTTGTGTCAAGTTGATACAGCTTGCTCAACGGCTTCCGATGGCGATCGCCACATTCTCGGTATTGTTCAGAATGGCGGTTACTATATTCGTTTTCTTGATCTGTCGGGTCGTTTATTAGCAACGGCTGGAGCATCTCCAGCTCAATCCAATTTGCCAGGAAATATTCAAACTTGGCAAGTGATTCGCGATCGCGAATCACAACGCTATCATCAGTATTCATTAACGCTAAAAACCTCGACAGGACAGCCGTGGGGTTATCTGCAAATTGGACGATCGCTGCGGGAATACGACGAACACTTAGCGATGCTTCGGATCTTATTTCTCTTTGGGTTTCCAGGAGTTGTTTTGATCATTGCGATCGCAAGCTGGTGGTTAGCGGGACTGGCAATGAAGCCTGTGTATGATTCGTATGCAAGAATGCAGCAGTTTACTGCTGATGCTGCCCACGAACTACGAACCCCGATCGCAACGCTGCGAGCCACCGTTGAGACGGCTCAAGATAGCCAACCGATATCAGAACAAGAAACGCAAAATTTGCTATCAATCTTGAATCGTCAGTCAGATCGATTAGCCCAACTCGTTCAAGACTTGTTGCTACTTTCTCGAATGAATCAAAAAACACTATTTTCTCAAACACGCTTGTGTTGTTTAAATGATCTCATTAGTGATTTGGTTGAAGATCTATCAACATTAAATATCGCAGCCCCGATTCAATTGAGTGTTCAAATTCGAGTTTCAGAACAACTTTATGTGATGGGCGATGAGAATCAACTGATTCGTTTATTTTCAAATTTAATCACAAATGCCTTGCACTATACTCCTCCTGGCGGTCAAGTGATTGTGACCTTAGAGAAAGATGAGCATCAGGCTGTGATTCAAATTCGCGATACGGGAATTGGGATTGCGCCCAAGGATCAAGCTCGAATTTTTGATCGGTTTTATCGAGTCAACAGCGATCGCTCTCGGCAGACGGGTGGATCAGGCTTAGGACTGGCAATTGCTCAAGCGATCGCAAAAGCTCACAACGGCAAAATTGAAGTGGAAAGTACCGTCGGTAAAGGTAGCACATTCACCGTTCGCCTTCCACTGCAAAACCCACATCACCCATCCAGCAATAAAAAGCCTGTAACTTTCAGATGGAAAACCACAGGCTCGAAAATGGTGTGA
- the gorA gene encoding glutathione-disulfide reductase, with translation MNYDYDLIVIGAGPGGLAASERAASYGAKVAIVECDQVGGTCVVHGCIPEKLMTYAASFLQFFQNADDYGWGNVSTQFDWSQFMKAKEQHIEHLSQVHIEHLKKAKAELINGQARFLDAYTLEIGDRRVTANKILIAVGGRAVKPNLPGIENAITTRELLELNARPDHLAIVGSNHIAVKAAGIMNALIPKVTLITPETQILPGYDDDLRSTIQTQLSQLGVQILCRSQVQQLEREQSCIKISVSSEAVDEISTTTVAWIENRTPNLDGLNLEQINVDLDQGAIAVDEYSRTSQPNIFAIGDCTLRPHWTPAAIASGRAFADTEFGDQLCAVNYENIPAVVSTKPEAATIGLSETQAREKFGDAVRCYRKTFQPLFNLIGESKQEALLKLVVDQQTDRILGAHMVGEYASEIIQMIAPAMKAGVTKKHFDQAIGIHPSLGEEFFTMREKL, from the coding sequence ATGAATTATGACTATGACTTAATTGTGATTGGAGCGGGTCCGGGTGGCCTAGCGGCATCAGAGCGAGCCGCCAGCTATGGCGCTAAGGTTGCGATCGTGGAATGCGATCAAGTGGGTGGAACCTGTGTGGTTCATGGCTGCATTCCTGAAAAACTGATGACCTATGCTGCCAGCTTTTTGCAATTCTTTCAGAATGCTGACGACTATGGTTGGGGTAACGTCTCCACCCAGTTCGATTGGTCTCAGTTTATGAAAGCCAAAGAGCAGCACATTGAGCATCTAAGCCAAGTTCACATCGAGCATTTAAAGAAAGCAAAGGCGGAACTGATCAATGGACAAGCTCGTTTTTTAGATGCTTATACGTTAGAAATTGGCGATCGTCGAGTTACAGCAAATAAGATTCTGATTGCGGTGGGTGGAAGGGCGGTTAAACCGAATCTTCCTGGAATTGAGAATGCAATCACAACTCGCGAACTGTTAGAACTGAATGCTCGACCGGATCATCTAGCGATCGTAGGCAGCAATCATATCGCTGTGAAAGCCGCAGGTATCATGAACGCTTTGATCCCTAAAGTCACGCTGATTACGCCAGAAACTCAAATTCTTCCAGGCTATGACGATGATTTGCGCTCGACTATTCAAACTCAACTTTCCCAGCTTGGAGTTCAAATCTTGTGTCGATCGCAAGTACAACAACTTGAGCGCGAACAGTCCTGCATCAAAATTAGTGTTTCTAGTGAAGCCGTAGATGAAATTTCTACAACAACGGTTGCTTGGATTGAGAATCGTACCCCGAATTTGGATGGATTGAATCTAGAGCAAATCAATGTTGACCTTGATCAAGGTGCGATCGCAGTTGATGAGTACAGCCGCACTTCGCAACCAAACATTTTCGCAATCGGAGATTGTACGCTTCGTCCTCATTGGACTCCCGCTGCAATCGCGTCCGGTCGGGCATTTGCTGATACAGAATTTGGTGATCAGCTTTGTGCTGTGAACTATGAGAATATTCCTGCTGTTGTTTCGACAAAACCCGAAGCAGCAACGATCGGACTTAGCGAAACACAAGCCCGCGAGAAGTTTGGAGATGCGGTTCGATGTTACCGCAAAACGTTTCAACCGCTGTTTAATCTAATTGGAGAATCGAAGCAGGAAGCATTGCTCAAACTTGTGGTCGATCAGCAGACTGACCGGATTTTAGGCGCTCATATGGTGGGTGAGTATGCGAGTGAGATTATTCAAATGATTGCGCCTGCGATGAAAGCTGGAGTCACCAAAAAGCATTTTGATCAAGCGATCGGGATTCATCCTTCGCTAGGGGAGGAGTTTTTCACAATGCGTGAAAAGTTGTAG
- a CDS encoding response regulator: MKILIVEDDQAVASSLSLLLTSQNYIVEIAPDGETAWQLVEVYEYDLLMLDVLLPRLDGISLCRRLRSRGYKMPILLLTGCDTSQDKAAGLDAGADDYLVKPFNPEELLARIRALLRRGNVASPVLTWGDLRFSPATGEVGYAGRALLLTPKEYALLELFLRNPQRVFSYNVILDHLWTAGEAPSDDAIRAHIRGLRQKLKNAGAANDFIETVYGIGYRLNPLKNQPAFQALEGELSSSPGTPQQMLASLTQVWNRFRGKVEEQLALLDRATKAIANQSLDETLQQQAVGEAHTLFGALGTFGFSEGSRLAQQIEQMLQVGASLQQNEIACLCQLVAALRQEINTPREESDSEDSGLEREENCPLLLIVDRDPIAAEQVVHEAGNWGFRGAIASNLTVAQTLVEQDAPAVIVLDPTVSQSIQESLAWLAELSRQSPSIPVLVWTAHHQLTDRLDAARLGAKAFLHKPTTPAQVLETAIEVQRIDAFQRATLPGSARITVLAVDDDPQILVALQTFLEPWGFRVLTLSEPERFWQTLEAAHPDLLILDVRMPNISGIDLCRTVRNDPDWSGLPVIFLTAHTDTTTVNQVLAVGADDFVSKPIEGAELVTRIIKRLERIKLLQSRAEIDPLTWVANRPQSIRAIQGFLRLANQNQQPLCFAILDLDRFKQVNDVYSQMAGDAVLRQLGQMLRQTFHQRSVVARWGSGEFVIVLYGVTKAQGIEQLSEVLKTLRQHLFTSSNGSPFRVTFSAGVAQYPDDGDDLDALNRAAQTALHQSKLAGCDCIFSAGTPGTIHST, translated from the coding sequence ATGAAAATCTTAATTGTAGAAGATGATCAAGCGGTTGCTAGTTCCCTGAGTCTATTGCTGACTAGTCAAAATTATATTGTTGAAATTGCCCCGGATGGAGAAACCGCTTGGCAACTCGTTGAGGTATATGAGTATGACTTATTGATGCTAGATGTTTTATTGCCTCGCTTAGATGGAATCAGCCTTTGTCGTCGGCTGCGATCGCGAGGGTACAAGATGCCCATTCTCCTGTTAACAGGTTGTGATACTAGCCAAGACAAAGCAGCAGGACTCGATGCCGGAGCCGATGACTACCTTGTTAAACCGTTTAATCCAGAGGAACTTTTGGCGCGGATTCGGGCATTATTGCGCCGGGGAAATGTTGCATCGCCAGTTCTGACATGGGGTGACTTACGCTTCAGTCCTGCAACAGGAGAAGTGGGTTACGCAGGTCGCGCTTTACTACTGACTCCTAAAGAATATGCGCTGCTAGAATTATTTCTCCGCAACCCACAGCGAGTATTTAGCTACAACGTTATCTTGGATCATTTATGGACGGCTGGAGAAGCACCTAGCGACGATGCCATTCGAGCGCATATTCGCGGATTACGACAAAAGCTGAAAAATGCAGGCGCAGCGAATGATTTCATTGAAACCGTCTATGGGATTGGATACCGTCTTAACCCGCTGAAGAATCAGCCAGCGTTTCAAGCGTTGGAAGGTGAACTGAGTTCGTCCCCAGGGACTCCTCAACAAATGCTGGCATCACTGACCCAGGTTTGGAATCGGTTTCGAGGAAAGGTCGAAGAACAACTGGCGCTGTTGGATCGAGCGACAAAAGCGATCGCAAACCAATCCCTGGACGAAACGTTACAACAGCAGGCGGTTGGAGAAGCACATACCTTGTTTGGCGCTCTCGGAACCTTTGGATTTTCAGAAGGATCTCGGCTCGCCCAACAAATTGAGCAAATGCTGCAAGTCGGAGCATCGCTTCAGCAGAACGAGATTGCTTGCCTGTGTCAATTAGTTGCAGCCTTGCGTCAAGAAATTAATACACCAAGAGAGGAAAGCGACTCAGAGGATTCCGGGTTAGAACGCGAAGAAAATTGCCCTTTGCTACTGATTGTCGATCGCGATCCAATCGCAGCAGAACAAGTCGTTCATGAAGCTGGAAATTGGGGATTCCGAGGAGCGATCGCAAGCAATTTAACGGTAGCTCAAACCCTGGTGGAGCAAGATGCTCCCGCTGTGATTGTCCTTGATCCAACCGTGTCACAATCGATTCAAGAGAGTTTGGCGTGGCTGGCTGAATTAAGCCGTCAATCCCCTTCAATCCCAGTTTTGGTATGGACAGCACACCATCAACTGACCGATCGATTAGACGCAGCACGGTTGGGCGCTAAAGCGTTTCTGCATAAGCCAACGACACCAGCACAGGTTTTAGAAACTGCCATTGAGGTGCAGCGAATTGATGCATTTCAACGAGCAACACTGCCGGGATCTGCGAGAATCACAGTCTTGGCGGTCGATGATGATCCTCAAATTTTGGTTGCACTACAAACATTCCTGGAGCCGTGGGGATTTCGAGTCCTGACATTGAGTGAGCCAGAACGCTTTTGGCAAACATTAGAAGCAGCCCATCCAGACTTGTTAATTCTAGATGTCCGAATGCCGAATATTAGCGGGATTGATTTGTGTCGAACGGTTCGGAATGACCCAGACTGGAGTGGCTTGCCCGTCATTTTCTTAACTGCTCATACTGACACTACTACAGTGAATCAAGTCCTTGCTGTAGGAGCGGATGATTTTGTCAGTAAACCAATCGAGGGTGCAGAACTCGTGACCCGCATTATCAAGCGGTTGGAGCGAATCAAGCTGTTGCAAAGTCGGGCAGAAATTGACCCGCTAACTTGGGTTGCAAATCGTCCACAATCCATCCGAGCCATTCAGGGATTTCTGCGGCTGGCAAATCAGAATCAGCAACCGTTGTGTTTCGCGATTCTAGATCTCGATCGCTTCAAGCAAGTGAACGATGTCTACAGTCAGATGGCTGGCGATGCTGTCTTGCGCCAATTGGGGCAGATGCTTCGACAAACGTTTCATCAGCGATCGGTCGTTGCCCGTTGGGGAAGCGGAGAGTTTGTGATTGTGCTTTATGGCGTGACAAAAGCTCAAGGAATCGAGCAGCTTTCTGAAGTATTGAAAACGCTTCGGCAACATTTATTCACATCTAGCAACGGCAGTCCATTTCGAGTGACATTTAGTGCTGGTGTTGCCCAATACCCCGACGATGGAGATGACTTGGACGCTTTGAATCGTGCGGCGCAAACTGCTCTCCATCAGTCCAAATTGGCAGGCTGTGACTGTATTTTTTCGGCTGGCACTCCCGGAACCATTCATTCAACCTGA
- a CDS encoding universal stress protein: MFQKILVALDKSEVSNQVFQAALDLAKSDHASLLLLHVLSFEEEDYPIVVGHTSLNYNSEGMDSAIKQFDQQWRAYEHQGIEMLKSRTTTATAAGVPTEYIQCLGGPGACICANAREWGADLVVIGRRRLSILRELVLGSVSNYVIHHAPCNVLTVQSIVQKNVHAELLQAAELSP, translated from the coding sequence ATGTTTCAAAAAATTCTGGTGGCTTTAGATAAGTCAGAAGTTAGTAATCAGGTGTTCCAAGCGGCTCTAGATTTGGCGAAATCGGATCACGCCAGCTTGCTGTTACTGCACGTTCTATCATTTGAGGAAGAAGACTATCCGATCGTGGTTGGACATACGAGTTTGAACTATAACTCGGAGGGAATGGACTCAGCGATAAAGCAATTTGACCAGCAATGGCGAGCCTATGAACACCAGGGGATTGAGATGTTGAAATCGCGAACAACCACTGCAACCGCAGCCGGAGTTCCAACCGAATACATTCAGTGTTTGGGCGGTCCTGGTGCTTGCATTTGTGCGAATGCACGGGAGTGGGGCGCTGATTTAGTGGTGATTGGACGGCGGAGATTATCAATCTTGCGAGAGTTAGTGTTGGGTAGTGTGAGTAACTATGTGATTCATCATGCGCCCTGTAATGTTCTAACGGTGCAATCTATTGTGCAGAAAAATGTTCACGCAGAACTGCTTCAAGCCGCAGAGCTATCTCCCTAA
- a CDS encoding DUF305 domain-containing protein, which produces MSRKTLTYGLAGLLASSAIVGLVIMSNAQADPQNSMLAQRPATRTNPSQPRVMMGQMDQHFIQMMIPHHESAIAMADLALTRAKRPDIKRLAETIKQDQTREIQQMRTWYKQWYGTEVPKMSMGNMGMMGHGQGMGNMSTHSGMMADTEMQLETLRTAPDFDQAFIREMIPHHQMAVMMSQMLLNGTNRPELRSLAQSIIQSQTAEINQMRQWYQAWYPNASRQSQTR; this is translated from the coding sequence ATGAGTCGGAAAACATTAACTTATGGTCTAGCAGGGTTATTAGCGAGTAGTGCGATTGTTGGACTTGTCATCATGAGTAACGCACAAGCCGATCCCCAAAACTCGATGCTTGCTCAACGTCCTGCTACGCGCACGAATCCTTCTCAGCCACGGGTGATGATGGGGCAGATGGATCAGCATTTTATTCAGATGATGATCCCGCATCATGAAAGCGCGATCGCAATGGCAGATTTAGCCTTGACTCGTGCCAAGCGCCCAGACATCAAGAGGTTGGCTGAAACGATCAAGCAAGATCAGACCCGTGAAATTCAGCAAATGCGGACGTGGTACAAGCAATGGTATGGAACCGAAGTCCCTAAAATGTCGATGGGAAATATGGGCATGATGGGGCACGGACAAGGCATGGGAAATATGTCTACGCACTCAGGCATGATGGCGGACACTGAGATGCAGTTGGAGACGCTGAGAACTGCCCCTGACTTTGATCAAGCATTTATCCGCGAGATGATTCCGCATCACCAAATGGCAGTGATGATGTCTCAAATGTTGCTCAACGGGACAAATCGCCCTGAACTGAGAAGTCTGGCTCAATCAATCATTCAAAGCCAAACGGCTGAAATCAATCAAATGCGCCAGTGGTATCAAGCTTGGTATCCCAATGCTAGTCGCCAATCTCAAACAAGGTAA